The genomic region TGCTGTGTTGAAAACCAAAACAGAGGCCTTTGAGGGGAGGGAGGGGTGAGGGCTTAATCGATCAAGATTCAAGGGACATTTTTTCTTTGCTTGTTGGACTTCTGCTGGATTTGCCACAGCTTGTGTCATGGATATTTGATACTCAAAAGTCAAGTAAATTGGCTGAAACTGTGATTACCTTACTGTAAAATTTAGATCCTAGATTCCTAGCTACCTCTTTCGGATAGTGAAGCTGATTCAGTTGGAAAGGTAAGTCAGACAACTCCTTCAAAGTATTATTACAAAAGGTATTAAGACCTTTTCACAGAGGTATTAATACATGTACATTGTATGTAAAAGAGTTCACAATATTGGCAGTAGCTCATTCTCACTCTTAAACAGTCTTTTGACTTCCTTTTAGTAATATTTAGGCTTGCAGCTCTTTGTAAATTGATTTTCAGATTTTCTCTGCAAATAGAAAAAAGGGGTAATTTCTCAGGATATTGATTGGCTTAAACCTTTCTACCTAGCCAACAGTAGTTCAGATACGTTTTTTCTGAATTGCTGTTGATGGCATAACTTGGTGATTTTTCATTTTTTAACACATGCAGGTATGTCTGCTGCTGCTGATGAGAATGTAATTCTTCCTTGTCTGCGTTTTAAACCACAGACAGTGGATGCCTGGATGGCCTTGTAAACCTATGTCACTTCGGACACCAACAACATAGTAGTGATACACTTTAATCACTGAAGAGAAAAGCAGTGTGGTGAATCCGCAGAGCTACATACCGAATACCAAAAGAAAGAAATTGTAAATCAGAAGGGATCAAAAAATGGAATCATCAACAAACTAGAAGAAGCAAAATGTAATTTTTACTAATGAGCTGCAACTTAGACTACTAGAAATTGATGTAAGAGACTTGATATTTGTCTGCTCATTGATACCATTTTTCTTTTGGTCAAATGGTGATGATTGCTATGGTAGCTAATTTCTTTCTTCATTTGTAGGGCCCAATTCAGTATGTAATTCTCTTGTAGATATATTATTACCTATACTAAATAAGAGCTCTGTTGAGAAAACTAAGATGAAATTCTGATTGTAGGGGTAAAAGAAAAAAGAAAAAAAAGAAAAAAGGCCCTTATGACAGAACTTAGAGTCAAATTAGACAAGCATCAAATTAGAACAACGGTCATATCAACTATATACTAATCTTACGGCAGGTTCATATCAGAACGTCTTCTGGGGCAAGGAGTAAGGACGTTGCAGACCGCATTTTGGGGTACGGAGATAATATACAAAGACCATTATCTTCTCTATATAAACTGTCTGAGTAGTCTTACCATTTCACACTACTCCTCATATTCATCATCAACTTTCATATTCTAGCCTACAATGGAGTTCACCAACAAGAGCAAATGTATCTGCTTGGCCTTGGTCCTCATGTTAGGGGCTTGGTCTTCGGAAGCCACTTCTCGTAGTCTCCAAGATGCATTAGCTTATGGGAGGTACGAGCAATGGATAGCTCGTTATAGACGTGTGTATAAGGATGTCAACGAGAAGGAGGATCACTTCAAGATATTCAAGGAGAATGAGGCATATGTGGAATCTTCCAACAAAGATGGAAACAAACTTTACAAATTGAGTCTGAACCAATTTGCAGACCTTACAAATGAGGAGTTCACTACCTCAAGAAATCGATTCTTGGGGCACGAGTGTTCCACCAAGACCACTACTTTCAAGTACGAAAATGCTACTGTGCCGGCTACAATGGACTGGAGAAAGAAGGGAGCTGTGACTCCAGTGAAGGACCAAGGCCAATGTGGTATGTAACATTGTAACACAGTACTATTCCCTCTATTATTTTGTCATCAGATTATTTTCCATCTGCATAAAAGAAAAAATTGTACATGATGCTAATTATTTCTGTTCTAACTACTACAAATATGCAATTGAAATGTATGTACAGGAAGTTGTTGGGCCTTCTCAGCAGTGGCAGCTATGGAAGGAATCACTCAGCTTACAACTGGTAAACTAATCTCTTTGTCTGAGCAAGAGCTAGTTGACTGTGATGTCAATGGTGTTGACCAAGGTTGTTCAGGTGGCGAAATGGATGATGCCTTTAAGTTTGTCATTCAAAATCATGGTATTAATACCGAGGCTAATTATCCCTACACGGCTGCTGATGGTACATGCAATGCCAAAAAGGAAGCAGGCCATGCAGCCACAATAACTGGCCACGAAGATGTGCCTGCAAACAGCGAAAGCGCCCTTCTTAAGGCCGTGGCTAATCAGCCAATTGCTGTTGCCATTGATGCTAGTGGATTTGACTTCCAGTTATATTCAAGTGGTGTTTTCACAGGAACATGTGGAACTGAACTAGACCATGGTGTTACCGCTGTTGGATATGGCGTGGATGCTGATGGAACTAAGTACTGGTTGGTAAAGAACTCATGGGGTGCACAATGGGGTGAAGAAGGTTACATCAGAATGCAAAGAGATGTTGCTGCACCTGAAGGTCTATGCGGCATTGCCATGGATGCCTCTTACCCCACTGCATAGTTTATACCAGTAAAAATTGAATCAAAGCCTACTACCATTGTAGGTATATAGTTATCATGATATGTACATGATCTTGTGTATGTACTGCTAGAAAAAAAGATCATCAAGAAATGTAGTTAGTTTCATGAATTACAGAAACTAGTGACACCAATATGTATGAAATCAAATAGGATTCTTATATATATCAACAATTCTCATACATGCATCGAATACAAACTCCAAAACAATATATTTCCCAAATCATGTTTTGATGTAAATTGCTTATACAGCATTTTCACTTCAAAGTCTTAACTCGGTTTCATCAAAATGAATCGCCTTGGACTCCCAAGATTGAGTCTTTGCAGCATTTGAGGTCTGAAACGTTTCATTCACCCGAAACTTACCACCTCCCGAATTCCCAATCAAGAGTACTCCTGGTTTGTTTGAGGACTTGAATGAACAAACTGAAACTGGTGTTAAACAAAGAGAAGAAGAATTAAGTAGTCATTTGATGAGGTTTCTAGACTTCTCTGTCTTCCAAAACAAGAGGTTTGTGTTCTATTCAGTAGCTTTTATCTGTGAGCTGAACTGAGACCGAAGTAATTTTAGGTGGTGACGCAATCATGTTATACAAGGTTTTTCTCCTTAACCTCAAGACCGCAATGCCCTTCTCAATTAAGCTCATATTAATATTTATTTAATATGATGATTTACATGTTTGTTTGGTCACAAGGTTAATAGTGTTCTTGTTTAGGTTGTGATAGGTTGGGGCATTGCATTCGGCATTGGGTGAGATGTAGTATATGTGAGAGTCATGAGGCATGCATGACCAAGTGCCACCTAGAGTGTTAAGTTTCTCCATCCTTCTGATAAATAGCACATCGATCAGCTAGTTAAGCTTGAGTCACCACAGCTCAAGATAGCTATGTTTCCAACTCTCTTCGTTGCATTCCTGCTTCTATTGGCTACTGGTATTAATAATTTACATATACATATCATTCTGTGAAAAGAAGAAGATTGCAAATAAAGAGATTTGGCTGAAGTGAGTTTCTATTGACACTATACCGATTACATATAGTGAGTACAGAATACTGGCAAGGAAACTAATCCTTATAATGAAGTTCTTACTATATATCAAACAATATAATTGCCTATATCTCATACATTCCTAATACATAATACATTCCTAATCCAGAAGATATTCAAGATATTCTTAACACTCCCCCTCAAGTTGGAGAGTGGATGTCTTGCACTCCCAACTTGCGAATCATAGGTACAAAAGCCTCCTTTCCTAAAGCTTTGGTTAATACGTCCGCCAATTGATGTGATGAGTTCACAAACCTTGTAATCATTGAACCGTCTTGAATTTTGTCTCTTATAAAGTGACAATCCATCTCAATGTGCCGCGTTCGTTCATGAAAGACCGGATTTGCTGCAATATGNNNNNNNNNNNNNNNNNNNNNNNNNNNNNNNNNNNNNNNNNNNNNNNNNNNNNNNNNNNNNNNNNNNNNNNNNNNNNNNNNNNNNNNNNNNNNNNNNNNNNNNNNNNNNNNNNNNNNNNNNNNNNNNNNNNNNNNNNNNNNNNNNNNNNNNNNNNNNNNNNNNNNNNNNNNNNNNNNNNNNNNNNNNNNNNNNNNNNNNNNNNNNNNNNNNNNNNNNNNNNNNNNNNNNNNNNNNNNNNNNNNNNNNNNNNNNNNNNNNNNNNNNNNNNNNNNNNNNNNNNNNNNNNNNNNNNNNNNNNNNNNNNNNNNNNNNNNNNNNNNNNNNNNNNNNNNNNNNNNNNNNNNNNNNNNNNNNNNNNNNNNNNNNNNNNNNNNNNNNNNNNNNNNNNNNNNNNNNNNNNNAGATCGCCATGGAGAAAGGCATTATTGACGTCCAATTGGTGGAGGGACCAGCCCTGAGCTGCAGCCAAGGCAAGTAAACAACGAACAGAGATGATCTTTGCAGTGGGAGAGAACGTGTCCTGAAAATCAGTGCCTTCTACCTGAGTGAATCCTTTGGCGACTAGGCGTGCTTTATATCTCTCGATCGAGCCATCAGACCTGTGTTTGATCTTGTAAACCCAGCGACACCCAATTGGTTTCTTACCAACCGGTAAAGGAGTGAGAGACCAAGTACCATTGTCTTGAAGAGCTTGCAACTCCAATTGCATTGCTTGCTGCCATTCAGGATGAACAACAGCCTCCGAGTAGGATTGTGGTTCTGTGACTTGGCTAACTTGAGCAATGAATGATTGATGCCCCAGCTTGTATCGATGATAGGAGATATAGTTGCACAACAGATAACGGGTGCCTTTATTCGAACTTGGAAATAACGAGGATGATTGATCAAAGGAAAACCGATTGACATTGGAGCAGATGTAGTCTTTGAATTTCACAGGCGGGACGGTAGAGCGGCTGGAGCGACGAAGCTCGGGTGGAGGAATGGGTGGGTCGGGCGGAGGCAGAGGCAAGTCTGATGGAGTGGGCCGAGGTGAGTTAGATGCTGGTAGAGGAGGGTCGGTGACGATGTGATGTTCAGCGGGCAGAGGTGGATCGTGTACCGGCGCCGACGCCGGAGAAGGTGGTTCAGAAGGATGCGGGTCAGAAGAGATAGGATTAAGGCTTTGGGTGCCTGAGATAGATTGGGGTTTTCAACGACGTGAATATGTATGGAGGAAAGATGGAGGCGCGGACGCTTGAGGTGGAGACAGCGGCGCGGATGGTGGCGCCGGAGACGGTGGGGCGGGGTCGGGAGAAGGAGATTGTGAAGAAGAAGAAGATGGGTCTGTGTTATCGTGTTCAGGAGAGGAGGAAGAAAGAGCAGGTGAGTCAAACACGTAATCAATGAGATATGGGTCAGAGATGGGAAGAGGAATTGGGCTTTGGGAATGGGCTGAAGAGGAAATAGAAGAATTGGGCATAGCAGATGCATAAGGAAACACATTTTCATGGAAGAAAACGTCTCTGCTTGTGAAAACCTTTTTAGTTGACAGATTATACAATTTGCAGGTTTTTGACCAACAGGATAACCTATAAAAATACATTTCATGGCACGATGATCGAATTTGTGTGAAGGATGAACATTGGTAGCATAGGCTAAACAACCAAAGACACGAAGATGATGGTACGAAGGCGGTTTTGAGTATAAACGCTCAAACGGAGTTTTGAAGGAAAGGACAGGTGTAGGCAATCTGTTGATGATTTGTACCGCATGACGAACACACTTCCCCCAAAATTGGATAGGGAGATGAACATGAAATTTTAAAGCGCGTGCCACTTGCAGAATATGACGATGCTTACGTTCCACAACCCCATTTTGTTGGGGCGTGTAAACGCAGGAATGTTGAAAAACTACACCATTGTCATTAAAAAAGGATCGCAGTGAAAGAAACTCGCCACCATTGTCACTGCGAAAAACTTTTATGCGAGATGTGAATTGGGTGAAAACATGACTGAAAAATCGTTTTAAAATTGGTTGGGCTTCATTTTTGTGTCTCATTAGAAAAATCCAAGTGAATCTTGTGTAATCATCAACGATAGTAAGAAAATAATGAGCACCCGAAAGAGAAGCATGTTTATAACGATCCCAAATATCACAATGAATTAAATCGAATGGTTTTTCTGATGAAATGGAACTCACACCAAAAGGCAATCGATGTTGTTTAGCCAGAGGACAAATAGGACATGCATCAATGGGTTGAACTGAAAGATTTAAGAAGTTTGTAGCGATGAATTTTAAAGGGGAATGAGAAACATGACCTAATCGGCTGTGCCATAAATCAGTGGATGGGATGGATGAGGTTGTGAGGTTGCAGGTTGATTGATGGTTTGAGGATGAATGAGAATTGGTTAAGGTTTTCTTCGTCGCCAGCGCCGCCAAGTAGTATAATCCATTACGTTGTTTCCCTAGACCAATCATCCTCCCTGTTGCCAGATCCTGCAAAACACACCAATATGGGAAAAAACTCACTGAACAATTTAATCCCCTTATCAGACGACTAACCGATAACAGATCAACTTTAAATGTAGGCACACATAATACATCACGCAGGCAAAACACAGAATTCAAAGGTAATGATCCTTTTGCTACAATATTAGCCTTTTCTCCACTAGGCAATAACACAGGTGGCAATGAACAATTTTTATTCTCATGCGAAAATAATTTAGGAGATGAAGAAATATGGTCTGTTGCCCCGCTATCAATGATCCAGTTGCGGGAAGTGATCTTCGGTAAACCTGGTTTGGTTACAGTAGCATTGACTTGTGTATCATCAGATTCCTTGCGATTCAAAATAGCCAAAACATATTGATGTTGTCGCTTGAAGAGAGGGATACGAACGAATGAACCGTTTTGCCGAATAGGTAGATTTGGTTGATTATATTGGCTGAACACTATCACCAAGGATGGATGATTAGGATGATCGCTGAAAAAAGCTTTGATCTTTTGATTCGTCATGGAGACAAGAGAATTGTTGTACGAGATATAGAGTACAACGAATGAGGAGAAAATCGCTGCACGAGAGATAAGATGCAGCAGGTTATAGAGTCAGGATCGAGTCCTGCTCTGATACCATGAAAAGAAGAAGATTGCAAATAAAGAGATTTGGCTGAAGTGAGTTTCTATTGACACTGTACCGATTACATATAGTGAGTACAGAATACTGGCAAGGAAACTAATCCCTATAATGAAGTTCTTACTATATATCAAACAATATAATTGCCTACATCTCATACATTCCTAATACATAATACATTCCTAATCCAGAAGATATTCAAGATATTCTTAACATTCTGCGATGTTCATGAACTTGTAGCTAGCTTGAATACTAATGTTGGTGTCTGCTCTGCATACATGTTGGAAATGCAGATGTGGAGACAAATGCGATGGTTGCTGCCGATGACGCTAGGAAATGCGAGTCCCTGAGCCACAATTTCAACGGACTTTGCTTGAGCGAAAGCAACTGCGCGTCTGTTTGCGCAACTGAGGGCTTCACCGGAGGTGACTGCCGTGGTCTTCGCCGGAGATGCTTCTGCACTAAACAGTGTTAAGTACTTGATTTGTAGT from Fragaria vesca subsp. vesca linkage group LG3, FraVesHawaii_1.0, whole genome shotgun sequence harbors:
- the LOC101295496 gene encoding vignain-like, whose product is MEFTNKSKCICLALVLMLGAWSSEATSRSLQDALAYGRYEQWIARYRRVYKDVNEKEDHFKIFKENEAYVESSNKDGNKLYKLSLNQFADLTNEEFTTSRNRFLGHECSTKTTTFKYENATVPATMDWRKKGAVTPVKDQGQCGSCWAFSAVAAMEGITQLTTGKLISLSEQELVDCDVNGVDQGCSGGEMDDAFKFVIQNHGINTEANYPYTAADGTCNAKKEAGHAATITGHEDVPANSESALLKAVANQPIAVAIDASGFDFQLYSSGVFTGTCGTELDHGVTAVGYGVDADGTKYWLVKNSWGAQWGEEGYIRMQRDVAAPEGLCGIAMDASYPTA